In Candidatus Zixiibacteriota bacterium, a single window of DNA contains:
- a CDS encoding glycosyltransferase family 4 protein, giving the protein MQTQEMIQQGEALFAEGRHDEAEKRFLEILKSDSSRKEVHNNLGVIAFEKNDMAQAAAYFEAALQIDPSYQDSLDNLEAVKDAATAGPFSGHKAAAGKLLTDARLAIVNTLGNKFNDIYRNYFSEDNDVRVITPRTVQDLAEVAEWADIIWSTWCNEATVHLSRLANCPPLATNIRSYEILTPNLMTGVNWTKVDGAIFVADHIREMANEMWSKQLSAVPQTTVHNCVELHRYPFYENGPGRDVCYIGYLNHKKGIGLLLQCIREAVKIDKAYRFHIAGSFQEKRFEVYMKHLVSEMGLSSHVDFCGWVKDVPAFLKEMNYVISTSPWEGCPNNIIESMACGIKPLIHNWRGAKDIFPEHLVFNCLDDFARLLTCSDYESQAYRRYVEVNFNVAINLPRINAFLATALERSASTPKTVGVSPVKSTS; this is encoded by the coding sequence ATGCAAACGCAGGAAATGATCCAGCAAGGCGAAGCCTTGTTCGCCGAAGGTAGGCACGACGAGGCCGAAAAGCGGTTTCTGGAAATACTCAAGAGCGATAGCAGCCGGAAAGAAGTCCACAACAACCTTGGTGTGATCGCATTCGAGAAAAACGACATGGCCCAGGCCGCGGCCTACTTTGAAGCTGCGCTACAAATCGATCCGAGCTATCAGGACTCGCTGGACAATCTGGAAGCTGTGAAAGATGCCGCCACAGCGGGACCGTTTTCGGGGCATAAGGCTGCTGCGGGAAAACTTTTGACCGATGCGCGGCTGGCGATTGTCAACACCCTTGGCAACAAGTTCAATGATATCTACCGGAACTACTTCTCCGAAGACAATGATGTCAGAGTGATTACTCCGCGGACCGTGCAGGACTTGGCAGAGGTGGCTGAGTGGGCGGATATCATCTGGTCTACCTGGTGCAACGAGGCTACGGTGCACCTGTCGCGCCTGGCCAATTGCCCGCCACTGGCAACCAACATCCGGAGCTATGAGATTCTGACGCCGAACCTCATGACCGGTGTCAATTGGACAAAGGTCGACGGGGCCATATTCGTGGCCGATCACATACGAGAGATGGCCAACGAGATGTGGTCAAAACAACTCTCCGCCGTTCCTCAAACCACTGTCCACAACTGTGTGGAACTTCACCGCTATCCCTTCTACGAAAACGGACCCGGCCGCGATGTATGTTACATCGGCTATCTGAATCACAAAAAGGGCATCGGGCTGCTCCTGCAATGCATCCGGGAGGCAGTAAAGATCGACAAAGCCTATCGGTTTCACATTGCCGGGTCTTTTCAGGAAAAGAGATTCGAGGTGTACATGAAACACCTTGTTTCGGAAATGGGACTTTCAAGCCATGTGGACTTCTGCGGATGGGTGAAGGATGTGCCTGCTTTTCTGAAAGAGATGAACTACGTCATATCGACCAGCCCATGGGAAGGTTGTCCGAACAACATTATAGAGTCCATGGCCTGCGGCATCAAGCCTCTCATCCACAACTGGCGCGGGGCGAAAGACATCTTCCCCGAGCACCTGGTCTTCAATTGCCTTGATGATTTTGCGCGGCTGCTCACTTGCTCGGACTACGAGTCGCAAGCCTACCGTCGATATGTGGAGGTGAATTTCAATGTGGCTATCAACCTCCCGCGGATTAACGCTTTTCTGGCCACAGCGTTAGAACGCAGCGCGAGTACGCCAAAGACGGTTGGCGTTTCGCCGGTGAAGTCGACTTCGTAG
- a CDS encoding thrombospondin type 3 repeat-containing protein: MRTIRNSLLTTIAILCVVALSAQAQPQISIPEAYMVIPAPAGFSAENVGRVCNAGDVNLDGYDDIAIAAPGLGANDRGRIYFFTGNPVDPMNVTMADTLYTFEGFDWNCTDVYGTPISGGDRIGMDIDNIGDVNGDGVDDLAACAPNVCKYKPNEGTWEGRFYIIYGRGTRTETHWSRIDGVALGQHRGYGKSATSAGDIDPGASPVLNDFIVTRSTNFIAGTYAELYRGVELDLEALLPGGGEITPWPFSVDRQYGGGAGYRFSYMCNYGDIDAGGSSDYGFGDNMYLLTTSGESDLLTWGYANGAPVPQPNTWVAGPIDANGDGYNDVLYTSKGGNGNTRLWLGKADFFNDPPATPYLDIPPLFPNSSTFPTDFEAIGDFNDDGYDDFAISKHSGAGSLGKIWIYSGYDGSVMLTIVGDAAQARMGLDISRGGDVNNDGIGDFLTSLKSPDRIAVFLGDGTYISDADGDGIADSQDNCTFDYNPGQEDAEGDGVGDACDNCQNAGNPGQEDADSDAIGDHCDNCDNVANPDQIDTDGDSAGDACDDCPNTWGFGNDYDDDGFGLLCDNCPEDYNPLQIDSDNDGVGDVCDLDNVNAFGIFHSALGTASLDAGDLENAGLVISNIGSSGEDGVKLDIGAADFGVVALGPIDPTSFPDSAIISVEVMGELDALLGSMSITGPIWGDTVQINVDLSPLGALSYKVTAYNGSVQADQQVGQTGEPALLIGESVNELIVAGLMGRDDDDLTGDIPAMIIVFDAPHTVTLSGGSPVTADRISIVAEGPITYDPGLTPTESIQVTAAYFSPLYVTNAQIGMFDDLTIGAIDATSLMGHDDDDIIAADNDLTAGLMGRDDDDFTTETGGVFVSLTGPVYVPPVKSVVSGKDYFGVTWENIDPSSTLQEDAGMVFSTTSPNDLTVSSSFTKTASGWDIESDVTAMGASTFTANLYNDSLLVGTAGGLSLAAALANSSPSAYHSGYETVDVKKNVAVDMWVQRFEWGASAMVTLTGGSAISGDVLELLPESPSVVYDTAASASILIINIDSVVFNDMAVTPYVIVEGCCAVRGDIDHAGNGIDIADLVYIVDYMFNSGPAAPCAEEVDIDSSGGDPDISDLVYLVDYMFTGGPAPGGC, translated from the coding sequence ATGCGAACAATCCGTAACAGCTTACTCACGACAATTGCCATTCTGTGTGTGGTGGCTTTGTCTGCACAGGCACAGCCGCAGATCAGCATCCCCGAAGCCTACATGGTGATACCAGCACCGGCCGGTTTTAGTGCCGAAAATGTTGGAAGAGTCTGCAACGCAGGCGATGTCAACTTAGATGGCTACGATGACATTGCTATAGCAGCACCCGGTCTGGGTGCGAATGATAGGGGAAGGATTTATTTCTTTACCGGAAATCCTGTTGATCCTATGAATGTTACTATGGCGGATACTCTCTACACATTCGAAGGTTTTGACTGGAACTGCACAGATGTCTACGGGACTCCTATATCAGGTGGGGATCGAATTGGGATGGATATTGACAACATTGGTGATGTTAACGGTGATGGTGTCGATGACCTGGCCGCATGTGCCCCGAACGTCTGCAAGTATAAGCCGAATGAGGGTACATGGGAAGGTCGTTTCTATATAATCTATGGTCGTGGAACTAGGACAGAGACCCATTGGTCACGGATAGACGGAGTGGCCCTTGGTCAGCACCGTGGATACGGCAAATCCGCCACCTCGGCCGGGGATATTGATCCGGGCGCCTCCCCGGTGTTGAATGATTTTATTGTCACGCGCTCCACTAACTTTATAGCCGGAACGTATGCTGAACTTTATCGGGGTGTTGAATTGGACCTGGAAGCACTACTACCTGGAGGCGGAGAGATAACGCCGTGGCCATTTTCGGTTGATCGCCAGTACGGTGGGGGTGCAGGCTACAGATTTAGCTACATGTGCAACTATGGTGACATTGACGCAGGTGGTAGCTCAGACTACGGATTTGGTGATAATATGTACCTCCTTACAACTTCCGGTGAGAGCGATTTACTCACTTGGGGATACGCGAATGGTGCCCCGGTTCCACAACCTAATACGTGGGTTGCGGGACCGATTGATGCTAATGGAGACGGATATAATGATGTCCTCTATACCAGCAAGGGAGGAAATGGGAATACCAGACTCTGGTTGGGCAAGGCAGATTTTTTCAACGACCCTCCTGCTACTCCATACCTCGACATTCCACCACTCTTTCCCAATAGTTCCACTTTCCCTACCGATTTTGAGGCAATAGGGGATTTTAATGACGATGGCTATGATGATTTTGCCATATCCAAACACAGCGGTGCCGGCAGCCTCGGTAAAATCTGGATTTACTCCGGCTATGATGGCTCTGTCATGCTGACAATTGTTGGTGACGCGGCGCAGGCTCGTATGGGTCTTGATATTTCTCGGGGAGGTGATGTGAACAATGACGGTATTGGTGATTTTCTGACTTCCTTGAAGTCGCCCGATCGTATCGCTGTCTTTCTTGGTGATGGCACTTATATATCGGATGCAGATGGAGATGGGATTGCTGATTCACAAGACAATTGTACATTTGATTACAACCCGGGTCAGGAAGATGCAGAAGGGGACGGTGTAGGTGATGCTTGTGATAACTGTCAAAACGCTGGTAATCCTGGTCAGGAAGATGCTGATAGTGATGCTATAGGCGATCATTGCGATAATTGTGACAATGTTGCTAACCCTGATCAAATTGATACAGATGGTGATAGTGCAGGTGATGCTTGTGATGATTGTCCGAATACTTGGGGCTTCGGTAATGATTATGACGACGATGGATTCGGTTTACTTTGTGATAATTGCCCCGAAGATTACAACCCCTTACAGATTGATTCTGATAATGATGGCGTTGGTGATGTTTGTGATTTAGATAATGTAAATGCATTTGGTATTTTCCATAGTGCACTTGGAACCGCTTCACTTGATGCCGGTGATTTGGAAAATGCCGGATTAGTGATTTCCAATATTGGGTCAAGCGGTGAGGACGGTGTTAAGCTTGATATTGGAGCCGCCGATTTTGGTGTTGTAGCCTTAGGACCGATAGACCCAACTTCTTTCCCCGATAGTGCAATCATTAGTGTTGAGGTGATGGGTGAACTTGATGCCCTTCTTGGCTCGATGTCCATAACTGGACCTATTTGGGGTGACACAGTTCAAATCAATGTAGATTTATCTCCACTTGGCGCATTGTCATACAAGGTAACAGCCTATAATGGTAGCGTTCAAGCTGATCAACAAGTTGGACAGACCGGTGAACCGGCATTGCTTATCGGTGAATCGGTAAATGAGCTTATTGTTGCCGGACTGATGGGTAGAGATGATGATGACTTGACAGGTGATATTCCTGCGATGATTATCGTTTTTGATGCTCCTCATACTGTTACACTCTCAGGTGGTTCGCCTGTAACTGCCGATCGAATCTCTATAGTTGCCGAGGGTCCGATTACATACGACCCGGGTCTTACACCGACTGAGTCAATTCAAGTAACAGCGGCTTATTTCAGCCCTCTCTATGTTACCAATGCACAGATCGGGATGTTTGACGATCTTACTATAGGGGCTATTGATGCGACCAGCCTGATGGGTCATGATGATGATGACATCATAGCTGCTGATAACGACTTGACAGCTGGATTGATGGGTCGTGATGATGATGACTTTACCACTGAAACCGGAGGAGTGTTTGTATCGCTTACCGGTCCGGTTTATGTACCTCCAGTAAAATCGGTAGTGTCGGGTAAAGATTACTTCGGTGTGACATGGGAGAATATTGATCCCTCTTCCACGTTACAAGAAGATGCAGGAATGGTCTTCTCAACAACATCCCCAAATGATTTGACAGTATCGTCATCATTTACAAAAACAGCATCCGGTTGGGACATTGAATCTGATGTTACCGCAATGGGTGCATCGACATTTACAGCCAATCTCTACAATGATAGTTTGTTAGTAGGAACCGCCGGAGGACTGTCTCTAGCAGCGGCCTTAGCAAATAGTTCACCCTCAGCTTATCACAGCGGATATGAGACGGTTGACGTAAAGAAAAACGTAGCTGTTGATATGTGGGTGCAGCGATTTGAGTGGGGTGCTTCAGCCATGGTAACACTCACCGGAGGATCAGCAATAAGCGGAGACGTCTTAGAGCTTCTGCCGGAAAGTCCAAGCGTAGTGTATGACACGGCCGCCTCTGCCAGTATTCTAATTATCAATATCGATTCTGTGGTTTTCAACGACATGGCAGTGACGCCGTATGTAATTGTCGAAGGCTGTTGCGCAGTGCGGGGTGATATCGACCATGCCGGTAACGGAATCGACATAGCCGATCTGGTCTATATCGTCGATTACATGTTCAACAGTGGTCCGGCGGCGCCCTGCGCCGAAGAGGTTGATATTGATAGCTCCGGCGGTGACCCGGATATCAGTGACCTGGTCTATCTGGTTGATTACATGTTCACCGGCGGCCCCGCTCCGGGAGGGTGCTAG
- a CDS encoding DUF4440 domain-containing protein — MPTIKKSHVGLSLVTLATALIVFFSLSFGDEGNKEYSDDAKNIMNLEKQWSAKFSEGALDWIVSLHTEDAIQFPPGADLIQGKEALRKAWAGMINTEGFEASWESAEVFVSKSGDLAYDYGSLKITNPDGSKANAKYVVVWSKVNGEWKVAADMFNMNGN; from the coding sequence ATGCCCACTATCAAGAAAAGCCATGTTGGCTTATCACTGGTTACGTTAGCGACAGCGCTAATCGTATTCTTCTCCTTGTCCTTCGGCGATGAAGGCAACAAGGAGTATAGCGATGATGCTAAAAACATTATGAATCTTGAGAAGCAGTGGTCTGCCAAGTTCTCAGAAGGTGCTTTGGACTGGATTGTAAGTTTGCACACTGAAGACGCAATTCAGTTCCCGCCTGGTGCTGATTTGATTCAGGGCAAGGAAGCATTGAGGAAAGCTTGGGCTGGAATGATCAATACGGAAGGCTTCGAAGCTTCATGGGAATCAGCTGAAGTGTTTGTGTCGAAATCAGGTGACTTGGCATACGACTATGGGTCATTAAAAATCACAAATCCGGATGGCTCAAAAGCGAATGCCAAGTATGTTGTTGTTTGGTCGAAAGTCAATGGAGAGTGGAAAGTTGCTGCAGACATGTTCAACATGAATGGTAACTAA
- a CDS encoding sigma 54-interacting transcriptional regulator, with protein MESELFGHEKGAFTDARSVKRGLFELADSGTVLVDEIGDRPLAMQAKLLRVIEEQRFKRVGGVVDIQTNARIIAATNMQLDRAVDEKRFRRDLYYRLNVIPIQIPPLRDRGSDVVLLAEFFLKRFNQQFGKNFRSITAGARELLMRYSWPGNVRELRNAIERAVLLESGHDLERGHLVLGSETSSGPMTDAHDPQLVNNGMSMDEVEADMIRRAMDASDGNQTRAAAMLGVTRDVLRYRIKKYGIGQP; from the coding sequence ATTGTTCGAGTTGGCCGACTCCGGCACCGTGCTGGTCGATGAAATCGGTGATCGTCCCCTGGCCATGCAAGCCAAGCTCCTGCGGGTCATTGAGGAACAGCGGTTCAAACGGGTTGGGGGCGTTGTCGACATCCAAACCAACGCCCGGATCATTGCCGCCACTAATATGCAACTTGATCGAGCGGTCGATGAAAAACGGTTTCGTCGTGATCTCTACTATCGCCTCAACGTCATCCCCATCCAGATACCACCACTGCGCGATCGAGGCTCCGATGTTGTTTTGCTGGCCGAGTTTTTTCTCAAACGGTTCAATCAACAGTTCGGCAAGAACTTTCGATCTATTACAGCCGGCGCCCGGGAGCTCTTGATGCGCTATAGCTGGCCGGGCAATGTGCGTGAACTTCGCAATGCTATCGAACGTGCCGTGCTCCTGGAATCCGGTCACGATTTGGAACGCGGCCACCTGGTACTCGGCTCCGAAACCAGCTCCGGACCCATGACCGACGCCCACGATCCGCAGTTGGTGAACAACGGGATGTCCATGGATGAAGTCGAGGCAGACATGATTCGCCGGGCCATGGATGCTTCTGATGGTAACCAAACGAGAGCGGCGGCCATGCTCGGCGTAACTCGTGACGTCCTCAGGTACCGGATTAAGAAGTACGGCATTGGTCAACCCTGA
- a CDS encoding FAD-binding oxidoreductase gives MSANTFSTKVKRLDDTSVELTRQTLDELQARLQGDLITPGEPGYDESRTIWNGMIDRSPGLVSRCLGAADVVASVHFAREHNLLLSVRGGGHNISGLALCDGGMTIDMSGMRGVWVDSNAESARVQGGCILGDVDRETQLHGRAAVIGFVSKTGVTGLTLGGGFGYLSRKYGWTSDNVVSMELVTAEGKLVRASEEENSDLFWALRGGGGNFGVVTSTEHKLYPVGPEVMAGAIAWPAEDAREVLEMYGTLMEKAPPEFNCAAALRLAPPAPWLPKDVHGKLIVALFVIHAGSVKEGEKVVASIKSFGTPVGDIVQPRSYISQQSILDATQPNGRRYYWKSEYMPGFQPGLFDKVIEHAKRIVSPHSAVILFPLDGALNNLPQDHSAVGNRDARLVLNITASWEKPVDDQANIDWARSAWSDMRSFSTGGTYINFLTEEEIGDRINDAYGENYQRLVEIKTKWDPDNFFRMNKNIAPNG, from the coding sequence ATGTCGGCGAACACATTTTCCACGAAAGTAAAGCGTCTGGATGATACATCGGTCGAACTGACACGACAGACATTGGATGAACTCCAGGCACGATTGCAGGGGGATTTGATTACACCAGGCGAGCCGGGCTACGATGAATCGCGCACGATCTGGAACGGTATGATTGATCGCAGCCCGGGGCTGGTTTCCCGCTGTTTGGGGGCTGCCGATGTAGTCGCGTCGGTACACTTCGCACGAGAACACAACCTGCTTCTTTCCGTTCGCGGTGGGGGTCACAACATCTCGGGGCTGGCCCTTTGTGATGGCGGCATGACTATCGACATGTCCGGCATGCGCGGTGTGTGGGTAGATTCCAACGCAGAAAGCGCACGGGTGCAAGGCGGCTGTATACTGGGCGACGTTGATCGAGAGACACAGCTCCACGGCCGGGCGGCTGTGATTGGCTTTGTATCAAAAACCGGCGTCACAGGACTCACGCTCGGTGGTGGCTTTGGATACCTATCTCGGAAATACGGTTGGACCAGCGACAATGTGGTTTCGATGGAGCTGGTAACGGCTGAGGGAAAGTTGGTGCGAGCCAGCGAGGAAGAAAACAGTGATCTCTTCTGGGCCCTCCGGGGTGGTGGCGGCAATTTCGGCGTGGTGACTTCGACTGAGCACAAGCTCTACCCGGTCGGTCCTGAGGTGATGGCCGGCGCAATCGCCTGGCCGGCTGAAGATGCCCGGGAGGTGCTTGAGATGTACGGCACGTTGATGGAGAAGGCGCCACCCGAGTTCAACTGCGCGGCAGCTCTACGCCTGGCGCCGCCGGCGCCCTGGCTGCCCAAAGATGTTCACGGAAAACTGATTGTGGCTCTCTTTGTGATTCATGCCGGTTCGGTTAAGGAGGGAGAAAAAGTGGTGGCTTCGATAAAGTCGTTCGGCACGCCGGTTGGCGATATCGTTCAGCCTCGCTCGTACATCTCGCAGCAGAGTATTCTCGATGCGACCCAGCCCAACGGTCGTCGCTATTACTGGAAGTCCGAGTATATGCCCGGTTTTCAGCCCGGTTTGTTTGACAAGGTGATCGAGCATGCAAAACGAATCGTCTCGCCGCATTCGGCCGTGATCCTGTTCCCTCTCGATGGAGCGTTGAATAATCTCCCGCAGGACCATTCGGCGGTGGGCAACCGTGACGCCAGGTTGGTTTTGAATATCACGGCCTCATGGGAAAAGCCTGTCGACGACCAGGCCAACATTGATTGGGCGCGTTCGGCCTGGAGCGATATGCGAAGTTTCTCGACCGGCGGCACATATATTAATTTTCTCACCGAGGAAGAGATCGGTGATCGCATTAACGACGCTTATGGGGAAAACTACCAGCGTCTGGTTGAAATCAAAACAAAGTGGGACCCAGACAACTTCTTCAGAATGAACAAAAACATCGCACCAAACGGCTAG